From Candidatus Zymogenus saltonus, the proteins below share one genomic window:
- a CDS encoding prepilin-type N-terminal cleavage/methylation domain-containing protein translates to MKKLKERKGFTLVEIMVALLIAAILIAAIYEVFLSDYKAFISHNLILDTHQEEKMALEFMTREIQLIGYDAQTSPITADIITAKEDMIQFEEYNTLNLTRAKILYEYKPADDKVIRRMNLYDASASSWIPGTDETIIENVSTFRITYYSGDNVKIDFDPSSGEITAADLPNVRRMDLKLKVKTAKKDPIRRKFLTRDLSTSIYIRNLGIDVNLLDTNPPDPPTNVKVSDPHRCGELALTWDKNTEGDLAGYIIYFHVESRTVSPYTQKVIINSPDAESYTLTGLDIAPSNDPDSIMYYVAMSAFDRSMNISEYSTEVSGDGDVDENDTIPNPNKPTPPENFIGEDSGEGGVKLTWSPSTDKDIVGYRIYRSSTPITTFPLSAGYNPDDLIGLVLVADEGSTPTILDSAKSEFTDTGLVGCRKYYYAITAVNCDLTLISNDAGDDDTKRYTSSDYRLTSGDGLSGPETDTPTGSDTTPGDTIPIDHDPYPVPELTSKAGWKRVFLSLTNPNRSDDPDFKETKVYFSTTGYPTIDGDGNVSGGTLIPDGGGVFAQEGSVPPIIFDSEVDETPLIPELEVNGTYYFLAVSFDLCGNPSDATDVAITLSELCGDDPDYAGAPPVPNGLTSEGCYSYARLSWNHQGITIVDLAGYHVYRSVGNTFNLSSSTELTGGAPQWFNYYMDASVVEGGTYSYGIRATDCYYENILPSDPDYATAKANNISAPAVLEGIKPGRVKTDSEVTYALTGDITLTTPTFYHNSVTYYIENTSAGPIELTELEMEWTNGYSYLSEVYIGSDDAASNTPLELIWSGKKTSTANMSFSKVLYDYGSTASGSIAIPVTLVFTDANGDVDKTINMREDALVFSFTYINKSMPTVKSCSYDGFKNIPLGPTIENVTQNKPGVATPAWVVPGDEGLNPSGELVEPGGVSLSVSANVYDNSLAGIKSVDLYYFVDSLNIYDETTGPPPFVFGDATYTKVAMVNVAGSLYRTSTNIPNNDDCTIWFFILAMDNNGNFDRGPEIGSGFFNYYQQEGDVCNNVPNPPTNLVGTISAGLDSIDLSWDAPTENTDGSAIGVDLKGYNVFRSVSGGEWEQINSDAVVDLYYTDAGITDLAAEEYSYYVTALDFCEPTPNSSEASSIYSECEGAAVCSIYVNVTEINAGDAFRPNVKVCEKALGGINDMGAGEIIYIQVCSTAGDADPIKMKEDGNTGVFYIDESSYGGRDYIKVYRISDYPSSPTNLDLYVNNSDTITVGGASDISYSSSSCDDALFDCSVAITVVPDPCDDVPNAPTGLSMSTLGQNSVTLVWTAPTKNTDGSTLTDLVGYRIYRNYDSHGFVLHAIVGNVTTWSETVSGKLKDHTYEYYIKAIDSCDPANEGAGSNHVSN, encoded by the coding sequence ATGAAGAAGTTAAAAGAGAGAAAAGGTTTTACGCTGGTTGAGATAATGGTCGCCCTCTTAATTGCGGCGATATTGATTGCCGCCATATACGAGGTGTTTCTCTCCGATTATAAGGCGTTTATTTCCCACAACCTCATCCTGGATACGCACCAGGAGGAGAAGATGGCCCTGGAGTTCATGACGAGGGAGATCCAGCTTATCGGGTATGACGCGCAGACCTCTCCGATTACGGCGGATATAATTACGGCCAAGGAGGACATGATACAGTTTGAGGAGTACAACACCTTGAACTTGACAAGGGCGAAGATCCTCTACGAATACAAGCCGGCGGACGATAAGGTAATCAGGCGGATGAACCTTTATGATGCGTCTGCCTCAAGCTGGATCCCTGGAACTGATGAGACTATTATAGAGAATGTAAGCACATTTAGGATAACGTATTACTCCGGTGATAACGTAAAGATTGATTTTGATCCATCTTCCGGTGAGATAACCGCGGCCGATCTTCCCAATGTGAGGAGAATGGATTTAAAACTGAAGGTCAAAACGGCAAAGAAGGATCCTATCAGGAGGAAATTTCTCACAAGGGACCTTTCCACCAGCATTTATATAAGGAATCTCGGGATCGACGTGAACCTATTGGATACGAACCCCCCCGATCCACCGACTAATGTAAAGGTTTCAGATCCCCACAGATGCGGTGAGCTGGCCTTAACTTGGGATAAAAACACGGAGGGAGACCTTGCGGGATACATTATCTACTTCCACGTTGAGAGCAGAACCGTATCGCCGTACACACAAAAGGTCATAATAAACAGCCCGGATGCAGAGTCTTATACCCTGACAGGGCTGGACATAGCTCCGTCAAACGATCCCGACTCGATCATGTACTACGTAGCGATGTCGGCCTTTGACCGCTCGATGAATATAAGCGAGTATTCGACCGAGGTAAGCGGGGACGGCGATGTGGACGAAAATGACACGATTCCTAATCCGAACAAGCCCACGCCGCCGGAGAATTTCATCGGCGAGGATTCCGGCGAAGGGGGCGTAAAACTAACATGGAGCCCCTCCACGGATAAAGATATAGTCGGATACAGGATATACAGAAGCTCGACCCCGATAACCACTTTCCCCCTAAGCGCCGGCTATAATCCGGACGATCTTATCGGGCTTGTCCTTGTGGCCGACGAGGGATCGACGCCCACGATCCTCGACAGCGCCAAGTCGGAATTCACCGATACGGGACTTGTCGGATGCAGGAAATACTACTACGCCATAACCGCCGTCAACTGTGACCTCACTCTTATTTCCAACGACGCCGGCGATGACGACACCAAGAGATACACGTCATCAGACTACAGGCTGACCAGCGGAGACGGGCTGAGCGGACCGGAAACCGATACCCCGACCGGCTCGGACACAACCCCCGGAGACACAATTCCCATCGATCACGATCCCTACCCGGTGCCGGAGCTGACCTCCAAGGCTGGGTGGAAGAGGGTCTTTCTGAGCCTCACCAATCCGAACAGGTCCGACGATCCGGATTTCAAGGAGACAAAGGTCTACTTCAGCACCACCGGATACCCGACCATAGATGGAGATGGGAACGTTTCCGGAGGTACGCTCATTCCTGACGGCGGGGGGGTCTTTGCGCAGGAGGGGTCCGTCCCCCCGATCATCTTCGATTCGGAAGTGGATGAAACGCCCCTGATCCCGGAGCTGGAGGTCAACGGGACATACTATTTTCTGGCGGTCTCCTTTGACCTCTGCGGCAACCCGAGCGACGCCACCGATGTTGCAATAACCCTGTCCGAGCTCTGCGGCGACGACCCCGACTATGCGGGCGCGCCCCCCGTCCCGAACGGCCTCACGTCGGAGGGGTGTTATTCATATGCGCGTCTCAGCTGGAATCACCAGGGAATTACGATTGTGGATCTCGCCGGTTACCACGTATACAGAAGCGTAGGTAATACCTTCAATCTCTCCTCAAGCACCGAGCTTACCGGTGGCGCGCCCCAGTGGTTCAACTACTACATGGATGCGAGCGTCGTGGAGGGAGGCACGTATTCGTACGGGATAAGGGCGACCGACTGTTACTATGAAAACATCTTACCATCGGATCCGGACTACGCCACTGCCAAGGCAAACAACATATCAGCGCCGGCGGTCCTTGAGGGGATAAAGCCCGGAAGGGTCAAGACCGATAGTGAAGTCACCTATGCGCTGACCGGCGATATTACGCTGACAACGCCTACTTTTTATCACAACTCCGTTACATACTACATCGAGAATACGAGCGCGGGGCCGATTGAGCTTACCGAGCTGGAAATGGAATGGACGAACGGTTATTCGTATCTCAGCGAGGTCTACATCGGGAGCGACGATGCCGCAAGCAATACGCCCCTGGAGCTTATTTGGTCCGGGAAGAAGACATCCACGGCAAATATGAGTTTCAGCAAGGTGCTCTACGACTACGGCTCGACCGCCTCGGGCTCGATAGCCATCCCCGTGACTCTCGTATTTACCGATGCCAACGGCGACGTGGATAAGACGATAAATATGAGGGAGGATGCCCTGGTCTTCAGCTTCACCTACATCAATAAGTCTATGCCGACCGTAAAATCTTGCAGCTATGATGGCTTCAAGAATATCCCCCTGGGGCCGACGATAGAAAACGTGACGCAGAATAAGCCCGGCGTGGCGACTCCGGCCTGGGTGGTTCCCGGGGATGAAGGGCTCAATCCTTCTGGAGAGCTGGTTGAGCCGGGCGGAGTAAGCCTATCTGTCAGCGCCAACGTTTACGACAACTCCCTCGCTGGTATAAAAAGCGTGGACCTATACTACTTCGTTGACAGCCTGAATATTTACGATGAGACGACCGGTCCCCCGCCCTTTGTCTTCGGCGACGCCACGTATACAAAGGTGGCGATGGTGAACGTAGCCGGAAGCCTTTACAGGACATCAACCAATATACCCAACAACGATGATTGTACTATATGGTTCTTCATCCTTGCGATGGACAACAACGGAAATTTCGACAGGGGACCGGAGATCGGCTCCGGCTTCTTCAACTACTATCAGCAGGAAGGGGACGTATGTAACAACGTTCCAAATCCGCCCACTAATCTGGTTGGGACGATTAGCGCCGGTCTTGACTCCATAGATCTTTCCTGGGATGCGCCGACCGAAAACACCGACGGATCGGCAATCGGTGTCGATCTCAAGGGATACAACGTATTCAGAAGCGTAAGCGGCGGCGAGTGGGAACAGATAAACAGCGATGCAGTCGTAGACCTGTACTACACCGATGCGGGTATTACGGATCTCGCCGCGGAAGAGTATTCCTACTACGTAACCGCTCTCGACTTCTGTGAGCCGACTCCAAACTCCAGCGAGGCCTCAAGCATCTATTCCGAGTGTGAAGGCGCCGCCGTTTGCTCCATCTATGTAAACGTTACCGAGATTAACGCGGGCGATGCTTTTCGGCCGAACGTAAAGGTATGTGAGAAGGCGCTGGGCGGCATCAACGACATGGGAGCCGGGGAGATAATCTACATACAGGTATGCTCCACGGCGGGGGACGCGGACCCGATCAAGATGAAGGAAGACGGAAACACGGGTGTTTTCTACATCGATGAGAGCTCCTACGGAGGGAGGGATTACATCAAGGTCTACCGCATAAGCGACTACCCCAGCTCTCCAACTAACCTCGATCTGTACGTGAACAACAGCGATACAATAACGGTTGGAGGAGCAAGCGACATATCTTATAGCAGCAGCAGCTGTGATGACGCCCTCTTCGACTGCTCTGTTGCGATCACCGTTGTTCCGGATCCTTGTGATGATGTGCCGAACGCGCCTACGGGGCTCTCTATGTCAACCCTCGGTCAAAATAGTGTGACATTGGTCTGGACCGCCCCGACGAAGAATACGGACGGAAGCACCCTGACCGACCTTGTAGGCTACAGAATATACAGAAACTACGACAGCCACGGATTCGTGTTGCATGCGATTGTGGGGAACGTTACCACCTGGTCGGAGACGGTCAGCGGAAAGCTGAAAGATCACACCTACGAATACTACATCAAGGCGATAGACAGCTGTGATCCGGCAAACGAGGGCGCAGGATCAAACCACGTGAGCAACTAA
- a CDS encoding pilus assembly PilX N-terminal domain-containing protein, which yields MKRLLNKIKGDESGLTLIVVMMFLFLLTILGMTMYFMSSTDLNISRNVFRGARSFYAAEAGVSEAIARLNLSASDPKYDAAMYDSAPFDINWSYDLSTAPQFKGKLDNGDSYEVNIKHKTIDDDDDPTTPDVVVTYDKGYFPSITYPAAGEGYAVEVITSKGRSSDGETVVVLEISKIPMDIKVEGAITANSEVNVIGNFCADGRDHDMEGNLGGAGNDTAGVRTTSGNSITLQGSADVYGTPPTDNTLDPNTYPNSPEEVLGLTGASASDYLDPANCDYYGPYDGSIGMNNGDPLTGITYITGDYPGPKENGSGILIIHNPNFNPCKYEASTSVDNTHPCWDTAWENPADPHYYLGANPYHSDSTVQPAKLGNYTSNATFKGLIIADLVDKIAGTPVIIGAMVSLSSIDIQKYGTGNADVLYSSEALNNFASMGFSKKISWHKE from the coding sequence ATGAAGAGGCTATTGAATAAAATAAAAGGCGACGAGTCGGGCCTGACGCTGATAGTCGTGATGATGTTTCTCTTCCTCCTGACTATACTCGGGATGACCATGTACTTTATGTCGTCTACTGACCTTAACATCAGCAGGAACGTGTTCAGGGGGGCAAGGTCTTTTTACGCCGCCGAGGCGGGGGTAAGCGAGGCGATAGCAAGGCTAAACCTCTCCGCATCGGACCCCAAATACGACGCCGCGATGTACGATTCCGCCCCCTTTGACATAAACTGGTCATACGATCTTTCGACAGCACCGCAGTTTAAGGGGAAGCTCGATAACGGCGATTCATATGAGGTTAACATCAAGCACAAAACGATCGATGACGACGATGACCCCACAACGCCCGACGTTGTGGTGACATACGACAAAGGATACTTCCCGTCCATCACCTATCCCGCGGCGGGGGAGGGATATGCCGTGGAGGTTATAACGTCAAAGGGCCGCTCCTCGGACGGAGAGACGGTGGTGGTCCTCGAGATATCCAAGATACCCATGGACATCAAGGTGGAAGGGGCGATAACCGCAAACTCTGAAGTTAATGTGATAGGAAACTTCTGTGCGGACGGACGCGACCACGATATGGAGGGAAACCTGGGGGGGGCCGGGAACGATACGGCTGGGGTAAGAACCACGTCAGGAAACAGTATCACATTGCAAGGATCGGCCGATGTCTATGGAACTCCTCCAACCGACAACACCCTCGATCCGAACACATACCCCAACTCCCCCGAGGAGGTGTTGGGCCTCACGGGAGCGAGCGCTTCCGACTATCTCGATCCGGCAAACTGTGACTACTACGGCCCCTATGACGGCTCGATCGGGATGAACAACGGCGATCCCCTTACGGGAATTACCTATATAACGGGCGACTACCCCGGCCCGAAGGAGAACGGCAGCGGGATATTAATTATCCACAATCCGAACTTCAACCCCTGCAAGTACGAGGCGTCAACGTCCGTGGACAACACACACCCCTGCTGGGACACGGCCTGGGAGAATCCGGCCGACCCTCACTATTATCTCGGCGCCAATCCTTACCATTCAGACTCAACGGTACAGCCGGCGAAATTGGGCAATTACACCTCGAACGCGACTTTCAAGGGGCTCATCATTGCTGATCTGGTTGACAAAATAGCTGGGACTCCCGTTATCATCGGCGCAATGGTCTCGTTGTCATCGATCGACATTCAAAAGTACGGCACCGGAAATGCGGATGTACTGTACAGCTCCGAGGCCCTTAACAACTTCGCCTCAATGGGATTTTCCAAGAAAATAAGCTGGCATAAGGAGTAG
- a CDS encoding response regulator, translating into MKILVVDHDTAFREYLEEILSLLGHRTVCVSDGYDAIDYVMEHNVDLAYIDINIPGMDGFQTFRKIREIDLNVSSVMIFKNIDKEKVGKRDQEGVVFFLEKPFTVYEIELIDNSFKDVLPIQEDDMIIEALSLVENF; encoded by the coding sequence ATGAAGATATTAGTTGTAGACCACGATACCGCCTTTAGAGAGTATCTCGAGGAAATCCTCTCCTTGTTGGGTCATCGCACGGTTTGCGTCTCCGATGGCTACGATGCAATAGATTATGTAATGGAGCACAACGTCGACCTCGCATACATCGATATAAATATCCCCGGAATGGACGGCTTTCAGACGTTCAGGAAGATCAGGGAGATAGATCTCAACGTATCAAGCGTTATGATATTCAAGAATATCGATAAGGAGAAGGTGGGTAAAAGGGATCAAGAAGGCGTGGTCTTCTTCTTGGAAAAGCCGTTTACGGTATATGAAATTGAGCTGATCGACAACAGCTTCAAGGATGTTTTGCCGATCCAAGAAGATGACATGATAATCGAGGCGCTATCTCTGGTTGAGAACTTCTGA